The following proteins are co-located in the Nerophis ophidion isolate RoL-2023_Sa linkage group LG04, RoL_Noph_v1.0, whole genome shotgun sequence genome:
- the LOC133551061 gene encoding heat shock factor-binding protein 1-like protein 1 produces MSKRENEAAKVMTEAMDETMQRLHERFQAISEQLEGQIDEMGTRISGLERNVTELMTEAGMEDRPVSKMSDLLPN; encoded by the exons ATGTCAAAAAGAGAGAACGAGGCAGCCAAAGTGATGACTGAGGCG ATGGATGAAACAATGCAACGACTACACGAAAGATTCCAAGCTATCTCTGAACAACTGGAAGGACAAA TAGATGAGATGGGAACACGCATCAGTGGCCTTGAGAGGAACGTAACAGAGCTGATGACCGAAGCCGGCATGGAAGATCGGCCTGTTTCTAAAATGAGCGACCTTCTCCctaactag